One part of the Arabidopsis thaliana chromosome 1 sequence genome encodes these proteins:
- a CDS encoding HXXXD-type acyl-transferase family protein (HXXXD-type acyl-transferase family protein; FUNCTIONS IN: transferase activity, transferring acyl groups other than amino-acyl groups, transferase activity; INVOLVED IN: biological_process unknown; LOCATED IN: cellular_component unknown; EXPRESSED IN: root; CONTAINS InterPro DOMAIN/s: Transferase (InterPro:IPR003480); BEST Arabidopsis thaliana protein match is: HXXXD-type acyl-transferase family protein (TAIR:AT1G32910.1); Has 2253 Blast hits to 2240 proteins in 120 species: Archae - 0; Bacteria - 2; Metazoa - 0; Fungi - 21; Plants - 2228; Viruses - 0; Other Eukaryotes - 2 (source: NCBI BLink).), whose amino-acid sequence MGEAAEQARGFHVTTTRKQVITAALPLQDHWLPLSNLDLLLPPLNVHVCFCYKKPLHFTNTVAYETLKTALAETLVSYYAFAGELVTNPTGEPEILCNNRGVDFVEAGADVELRELNLYDPDESIAKLVPIKKHGVIAIQVTQLKCGSIVVGCTFDHRVADAYSMNMFLLSWAEISRSDVPISCVPSFRRSLLNPRRPLVMDPSIDQIYMPVTSLPPPQETTNPENLLASRIYYIKANALQELQTLASSSKNGKRTKLESFSAFLWKLVAEHAAKDPVPIKTSKLGIVVDGRRRLMEKENNTYFGNVLSVPFGGQRIDDLISKPLSWVTEEVHRFLKKSVTKEHFLNLIDWVETCRPTPAVSRIYSVGSDDGPAFVVSSGRSFPVNQVDFGWGSPVFGSYHFPWGGSAGYVMPMPSSVDDRDWMVYLHLTKGQLRFIEEEASHVLKPIDNDYLKI is encoded by the exons atGGGAGAAGCGGCGGAGCAAGCACGTGGCTTCCACGTGACCACCACCAGGAAGCAAGTCATCACGGCGGCTCTTCCCCTCCAGGACCACTGGCTCCCACTCTCGAACCTCGACCTCCTCCTTCCTCCTCTCAACGTTCACGTTTGCTTTTGCTACAAGAAACCACTTCACTTTACCAACACAGTGGCTTATGAAACCCTCAAGACTGCTTTGGCAGAGACTCTCGTCTCCTACTACGCCTTTGCCGGCGAGCTCGTCACCAATCCTACCGGAGAACCGGAGATCCTCTGCAACAACCGTGGCGTAGATTTCGTGGAAGCCGGTGCTGACGTGGAGCTCCGAGAGCTTAACCTGTATGATCCTGATGAAAGTATTGCCAAGCTAGTCCCCATCAAGAAACATGGAGTCATAGCGATACAG GTGACTCAACTGAAATGTGGGAGCATAGTTGTAGGCTGCACATTTGATCATCGTGTAGCGGACGCGTATTCCATGAACATGTTCCTCTTATCGTGGGCCGAGATCTCACGATCAGATGTACCAATCTCTTGTGTACCATCTTTTCGAAGATCTTTGCTAAACCCACGACGACCATTGGTCATGGATCCATCTATAGACCAGATTTATATGCCTGTCACGTCCTTGCCCCCTCCACAGGAAACCACCAATCCAGAAAATCTCCTTGCTAGCCGTATCTATTACATCAAAGCAAACGCATTACAAGAGCTCCAAACTCTAGCCAGCAGTTCGAAGAACGGTAAAAGGACAAAACTTGAATCATTCAGCGCGTTTCTATGGAAACTCGTGGCAGAACACGCTGCAAAAGATCCAGTCCCGATCAAGACCTCGAAACTCGGGATCGTTGTGGATGGAAGGAGGAGACTtatggagaaagaaaacaatacttaCTTCGGAAACGTTCTCTCAGTCCCATTTGGTGGGCAGAGAATCGATGACTTGATCAGCAAGCCACTATCTTGGGTGACCGAAGAGGTTCAcagattcttgaagaaatcaGTGACCAAAGAACATTTCTTGAATTTGATCGATTGGGTTGAGACTTGCCGACCAACACCTGCGGTTTCAAGAATCTACAGCGTCGGATCCGACGATGGACCTGCGTTTGTGGTTTCTTCCGGAAGGAGTTTTCCAGTGAACCAAGTGGATTTCGGGTGGGGCTCACCGGTTTTCGGATCTTACCATTTCCCATGGGGAGGCAGCGCCGGATACGTTATGCCGATGCCCAGTTCAGTGGACGACAGAGATTGGATGGTTTACTTGCACCTTACGAAAGGACAGTTGAGGTTCATTGAGGAAGAGGCTTCTCATGTGCTTAAACCTATTGACAATGATTATCtcaagatttga
- a CDS encoding uncharacterized protein (unknown protein; Has 30201 Blast hits to 17322 proteins in 780 species: Archae - 12; Bacteria - 1396; Metazoa - 17338; Fungi - 3422; Plants - 5037; Viruses - 0; Other Eukaryotes - 2996 (source: NCBI BLink).) → MIIHCPSSSLYRAKLLYNRGSSKSHQCQCQSRLVTRSAAVRISTATIGAIAAAVMMAAVSVASAELPPPPQDGETLSNVPQTLSGEDCKKQRIQRPKSKNAEKCTVKCVNTCIRSGDGEGPINIRRPLVVFKQGFRSRNYCLVECSDICNLIGDGDYGP, encoded by the exons ATGATAATACACTGTCCTTCGTCATCTCTCTATCGCGCGAAATTGTTATACAACAGAGGTAGTAGTAAATCTCATCAGTGTCAGTGTCAGAGTCGCTTGGTGACTCGATCTGCGGCTGTTCGTATATCCACGGCGACGATCGGGGCTATAGCCGCGGCGGTTATGATGGCTGCTGTGTCCGTAGCTTCAGCAGAGCTTCCACCGCCGCCGCAAGATGGAGAAACGTTATCTAACGTACCGCAAACGCTGTCAGGGGAAGACTGTAAGAAACAGAGGATCCAAcgaccaaaatccaaaaacgcAGAGAAATGTACAGTCAAATGCGTAAACACTTGCATTCGCAGCGGAGACGGAGAAGGACCGATCAATATCAGAAg GCCATTAGTGGTATTCAAGCAAGGATTTCGTAGCCGTAATTACTG CTTAGTGGAATGCTCGGATATATGCAATTTGATCGGAGATGGTGACTATGGTCCCTGA